In the genome of Mycobacterium kansasii ATCC 12478, one region contains:
- a CDS encoding TetR family transcriptional regulator, translated as MAKRSGTPGPRDDRGVLAARILTAARDEFAEHGWAGTAIRAVARAADVDPALIYHYFGSKEGLLDAATTPPQKWLDSVAKTWAASRDQLGRQLIRNVLDIWTDEEVGPALRAVVLTAAHEPTTREKLRLIVERGLIGESTLGDDEGERLRRSALIASQLIGFALLRYVWKIEPIASMPDDEAVAALAPNLQRYVDGDIT; from the coding sequence GTGGCGAAACGATCCGGCACCCCCGGCCCGCGCGACGACCGCGGCGTGCTGGCGGCGCGCATCCTGACCGCGGCCCGCGACGAGTTCGCCGAACACGGCTGGGCCGGCACGGCGATTCGCGCCGTCGCCCGCGCCGCCGACGTCGACCCGGCGCTGATCTACCACTACTTCGGCTCCAAGGAAGGCCTGCTCGACGCGGCCACCACGCCGCCGCAGAAGTGGCTCGACTCGGTCGCCAAAACCTGGGCGGCGTCACGAGATCAGCTGGGCAGGCAATTGATCCGCAACGTGCTCGACATCTGGACGGATGAGGAGGTCGGTCCCGCGCTGCGCGCAGTGGTGCTCACCGCCGCCCACGAACCGACGACCCGCGAAAAGCTCCGGCTCATCGTCGAGCGCGGGCTGATCGGTGAGTCGACGCTCGGCGACGACGAGGGCGAACGGCTGCGTCGCAGTGCGTTGATCGCCAGTCAGCTGATCGGCTTCGCCCTGCTGCGCTACGTCTGGAAAATCGAGCCGATCGCGTCGATGCCCGACGACGAGGCGGTGGCAGCGCTTGCGCCCAACCTGCAGCGCTACGTCGACGGCGACATCACCTGA
- a CDS encoding non-ribosomal peptide synthetase, with translation MDPQTPTAAATAPNDRARRSLAAAVLDQVRRTPEAPAVVDGDRVLAYDDLERLSATVARGLHAAGIGPGQAVAICLPRSWQLVCVMLGIRRAGATVVPLDADSPVTRQHHILADSGSVAVVCATPETAPTPASVRALRVADLLDAGPGPLDRVDAPPQDPGFVFYTSGTTGLPKGVEVCDAGILRLAEPGWLRFDPGTRVASMSNPAFDALTFEVWTPLLTGGTCVVFGGLGLNGSTGLNGQAHLQTPRRLAEALRRSRIDTVFVTTALFNTLIDAVPDCFATVSRVLIGGEQLDAARIRRWYRDNPASATELVNVYGPTECTTFALYHPIPADFAGDVVPIGRPLPSTAAVLVADGNRAAAAGELAELYLSGAGLADGYRNLADETASRFVRLPWHDDGVQRWYRTGDLVRRDEAGLIVFVGRADRQVKVRGFRIEPAEVERQLAAHPAIRQVRVCTRRHPDGRHELLAYLVLAANLTFDAYHRHLADTVAPYMRPQHTYVVDALPHTANGKVDEAALLNCAVAPWRRPRTVECHAGATLRELLELAGGVLGVADLAASDRFVTSGGDSLTALRLRFEIQRRWQVDVPPADVIGKDFAALADAIDTGAHAGHYPPVPAPTGLRSAPATSEQQRLWLLQQRDPQNRAYDVRLAFQLQGAPDVAALRVAVCRLVARHPALRTGLRAALDGLRQEVGDPYDPWDSVDARDGEAWQLTADRFFAPAFDLAQPRMLRAGLAPHGDFGGSARPAATGGFMLLLHLHHIAVDGISLNVLFRELSADYAALAAGQALPEHRPAHTPVEATLWQRDLRCSPGYQDQRRALRRHYAGLEWPTPRAETAGGNARLFRSSLDAGQRAGIARLAAELGLTRFQLLLAAFTWSLYGVTGRTRPIVATPVAGRPMAEFESAVGMFANTVLLPVDLAPDAQLRAQLQRQAVATQEVLNRQDVTLADVLTDTPVPAGVSPLEFLFVLESTDYGALALPDCGVRHLWPQPAQAKCPLTLFVLEREAGPDCVWEYAEGAFDGDRIQAAAELFHRAVDLLISDSSGTLTELAAPYRADIAGHGRGPRSTPSFVTVAEGFARQVARTPHAPAVTTSEHALSYAELDAHAAALAAQLPQVSDPAAPARVAMYLPPSAEHVVALLAAARLNVTAVPLDPAYPAELLGQILRQAEPLCVLMLPGAEAEVAAVAPDGVPRLVVTLAAAAPAIPCAAAPHDGRRPLYTLFTSGSTGTPKGVDVPDSTLCNLLHWQSEHGGLAGAAVTQQFSALSFDVSFQEIFTTLCSGGRLHLVDPAWRRDLPQLLDQLETAGVERLFLPYVALQLLAEHGVRLDRYPSRLREVITAGEQLICTPAVRSWFARLPSARLFNHYGPTETHVVSALVLDGDPETWPERPAIGRPVANAVLRVVDDTGDPVAPGVTGRLLIGGQMAAPCYLGDAELNRTRFTAVPGQGLFYRSGDLAHVDHDGLFHYDGRDDEQIKISGHRLELGQVEAALLRHPRIGGAVVIPANGSLRALVQCHGPDDPSVDELNSHLAGLLPAHARIADFRRVDALPLTPSGKLDRRAATTVQGRELATVTAWRDVSALEGRLYGEFLAATGKPLRPDQKFFDAGATSLDLMRFQQRCSTELGLPFTVADLFEFLSIRELSRHLETSQASAAPAPGPRPAAREYRDGPVAEAIAIVGMAVRAPGAPDLASFWRLVETGGSGVEHFEAADGLVGARSQLDGMLAFDPDRFGISHRHARLMDPQQRHLLMSCTAALAHAGIAEPGTARVGLVATGGYDTYYEAMMREADPADLPSGLSMEILHEKNFLAAKAAYYLQLTGPVFTAQAACASSLVAVHLAAGLLREDDADVMLVAGVNVDTALTDGYRHRPHYFLAPDGVCRPFSDDAEGTLGASGVAVVVLKRLSQAERDGDTIHAVITGSAINNDGSRKHSFMAPSVAGQRTVIAQALRRSGRSATEIGYVEAHGTATRLGDPVEVNALQQGYGLTEPASCGLSSLKSQVGHLGVAAGVTGLIRAALAVRNAVIPPNVNFRRLSPEIGDGAVPFYIPTEARPWPARRTRVAAVSSFGAGGINAHAIVEQGYESAATTPAVPCLLLSAHTETALRADAHRIADHLAAHPDNYPQVLRHLQAGRPPMRYRAAAVHADAESAVAWLRGVVATQVTGDAPAGPARLPACGRSPQDLAQAWMRGAVIEWAQGSAQPPWDFPPPSLDLDDYDFPRAGRRPVPDAAAPSSRGKVLTSGRRPDLRPRAGNRLTHFR, from the coding sequence GTGGACCCACAAACGCCGACTGCCGCAGCCACGGCACCCAACGACCGGGCCCGGCGCAGCCTCGCGGCCGCCGTTCTTGACCAAGTGCGCCGCACCCCCGAGGCACCCGCGGTGGTCGATGGCGATCGGGTTCTGGCCTACGACGATCTGGAGCGCCTCAGCGCCACAGTGGCGCGGGGCCTGCACGCCGCCGGTATCGGTCCGGGACAGGCGGTGGCCATCTGCCTGCCCCGATCGTGGCAGCTGGTCTGCGTCATGCTCGGAATTCGCCGTGCCGGGGCCACCGTGGTGCCGCTCGACGCGGACAGCCCGGTTACGCGGCAACACCACATCCTTGCGGACTCGGGCAGCGTGGCGGTGGTGTGCGCGACGCCGGAGACGGCGCCGACGCCGGCTTCGGTGCGGGCACTGCGAGTGGCCGACCTGCTCGACGCCGGGCCGGGGCCCCTTGACCGAGTCGACGCACCGCCGCAGGACCCGGGTTTCGTCTTCTACACCTCGGGAACGACCGGACTACCCAAGGGCGTCGAAGTCTGCGACGCCGGCATACTGCGGCTGGCCGAGCCGGGATGGCTGCGCTTCGACCCCGGCACGCGGGTTGCCAGCATGTCCAACCCCGCCTTCGACGCGTTGACCTTCGAGGTGTGGACGCCGCTGCTGACCGGCGGTACCTGCGTGGTGTTCGGCGGTCTGGGCCTGAACGGCTCGACCGGCTTGAACGGCCAAGCGCATCTGCAAACCCCGCGGCGGCTGGCCGAGGCTTTGCGGAGGTCGCGCATCGACACCGTGTTCGTGACGACGGCTTTGTTCAACACCCTTATCGACGCGGTACCGGACTGTTTCGCCACGGTCTCGCGGGTGCTGATCGGCGGCGAGCAGCTGGACGCCGCCCGCATCCGCCGCTGGTACCGCGACAACCCGGCCAGCGCCACCGAGCTGGTCAACGTCTACGGCCCCACCGAATGCACGACATTCGCGCTGTATCACCCGATCCCGGCCGACTTCGCCGGCGATGTCGTGCCGATCGGAAGACCCCTGCCCTCGACCGCGGCGGTGCTGGTCGCCGACGGCAACCGCGCCGCCGCGGCGGGCGAGCTGGCGGAGCTGTACCTGTCCGGCGCGGGCCTGGCCGACGGCTACCGCAACCTGGCGGACGAAACGGCGAGCCGTTTCGTGCGGTTGCCCTGGCACGACGACGGGGTCCAGCGCTGGTACCGGACCGGCGACCTGGTCCGCCGTGACGAAGCCGGCCTGATCGTGTTCGTCGGGCGCGCGGACCGTCAGGTCAAGGTCCGCGGTTTCCGGATCGAACCCGCCGAGGTGGAACGGCAGCTTGCGGCCCACCCCGCGATACGGCAGGTCCGCGTGTGCACTCGCCGCCATCCCGACGGCCGTCATGAGCTGCTGGCCTACCTGGTGTTGGCGGCCAACCTGACTTTCGACGCCTACCACCGGCACCTGGCGGACACCGTGGCGCCGTACATGCGTCCGCAGCACACCTACGTCGTCGATGCGCTGCCGCACACCGCCAACGGCAAGGTCGACGAAGCGGCGCTGCTGAACTGCGCGGTGGCTCCGTGGCGCCGGCCCCGGACCGTCGAGTGCCACGCCGGTGCCACCCTGCGCGAGCTACTCGAGCTGGCGGGCGGCGTCCTTGGCGTGGCGGATCTCGCCGCGAGCGACCGATTCGTCACCAGCGGCGGCGATTCCCTGACCGCGCTGCGGCTGCGTTTCGAAATCCAGCGGCGCTGGCAGGTCGACGTCCCACCTGCTGACGTGATCGGCAAGGACTTCGCCGCCCTGGCCGACGCGATCGACACCGGCGCCCATGCCGGCCACTACCCGCCGGTGCCGGCCCCGACCGGCCTGCGCAGCGCGCCGGCCACGTCCGAGCAACAACGGCTGTGGTTGCTGCAGCAGCGCGACCCGCAGAACCGCGCCTACGACGTGCGGCTGGCCTTCCAGCTGCAGGGCGCTCCCGACGTGGCTGCGTTGCGCGTCGCGGTATGCCGATTGGTGGCCCGCCATCCCGCGCTGCGCACCGGGTTGCGGGCCGCCCTGGACGGCCTGCGCCAGGAAGTCGGTGATCCGTACGACCCGTGGGACTCGGTGGACGCGCGCGACGGCGAAGCGTGGCAACTGACCGCCGACCGGTTTTTCGCTCCGGCCTTCGACCTCGCGCAACCGCGGATGCTGCGGGCGGGCCTGGCACCCCACGGCGATTTCGGCGGCAGTGCCCGGCCGGCGGCAACCGGCGGCTTCATGCTGCTGCTGCACCTGCACCACATCGCCGTCGACGGCATTTCGCTCAACGTCTTGTTCCGTGAGCTGTCCGCCGATTACGCCGCGCTTGCCGCCGGCCAGGCCCTGCCGGAGCACCGGCCGGCGCACACCCCGGTCGAGGCGACGCTGTGGCAGCGGGACCTTCGCTGCAGCCCGGGCTACCAGGACCAGCGCCGCGCCCTGCGCCGCCACTACGCCGGGCTCGAGTGGCCCACCCCGCGCGCCGAGACGGCCGGTGGCAACGCCCGGCTGTTCCGCAGCTCGCTGGACGCCGGGCAGCGCGCCGGCATCGCCCGGCTAGCGGCCGAACTGGGGCTGACCCGGTTCCAGCTGCTACTGGCCGCATTCACGTGGAGCCTCTACGGCGTCACCGGCCGCACCCGCCCGATCGTGGCCACGCCGGTCGCAGGTCGGCCGATGGCCGAGTTCGAGTCGGCAGTCGGGATGTTCGCCAACACGGTGCTGCTGCCCGTCGACCTCGCACCGGATGCGCAGCTGCGCGCCCAGCTGCAACGGCAGGCCGTCGCAACCCAGGAGGTCCTGAACCGTCAGGACGTGACGCTGGCCGACGTGCTGACCGACACCCCGGTACCCGCGGGGGTTTCGCCGCTGGAATTCCTGTTCGTGCTGGAGAGCACCGACTACGGCGCCCTCGCCCTGCCGGATTGCGGGGTGCGTCACCTCTGGCCGCAGCCCGCCCAGGCCAAATGCCCGCTGACGCTGTTCGTGCTGGAACGCGAAGCCGGCCCCGACTGCGTCTGGGAGTACGCCGAGGGCGCGTTCGACGGCGACCGGATCCAAGCGGCCGCCGAGCTGTTTCATCGCGCGGTGGACCTGCTCATCAGCGACAGCTCGGGCACGCTGACCGAGCTGGCCGCCCCCTATCGGGCGGACATCGCCGGCCACGGTCGCGGTCCACGGTCGACGCCGTCCTTCGTCACGGTGGCCGAGGGCTTCGCGCGTCAGGTCGCCCGGACACCGCACGCCCCGGCCGTGACGACCAGCGAGCACGCGCTGTCCTACGCCGAACTCGACGCCCACGCCGCCGCATTGGCCGCCCAACTCCCCCAGGTGTCCGACCCCGCCGCACCCGCGCGGGTGGCGATGTACCTGCCGCCGTCGGCCGAGCATGTGGTTGCGCTGTTGGCCGCGGCTCGGCTCAACGTCACCGCCGTTCCGCTGGACCCGGCCTATCCCGCCGAGTTGCTGGGCCAGATCCTGCGCCAGGCCGAGCCGCTGTGTGTGCTGATGCTGCCGGGCGCTGAGGCCGAGGTGGCTGCCGTCGCGCCGGACGGCGTGCCCCGGCTGGTCGTCACGCTGGCGGCCGCAGCGCCGGCCATACCGTGCGCCGCCGCGCCGCATGACGGCCGCAGGCCCCTGTACACCCTGTTCACCTCGGGCTCCACCGGCACGCCCAAGGGCGTCGACGTCCCCGACAGCACGCTGTGCAACCTGCTGCACTGGCAAAGCGAGCACGGCGGGCTTGCCGGCGCCGCGGTGACCCAGCAGTTCTCCGCGCTGTCCTTCGACGTGTCCTTCCAGGAAATCTTCACCACGCTGTGTTCGGGCGGGCGGCTCCATCTGGTGGACCCGGCATGGCGGCGGGATCTGCCGCAGCTACTGGACCAGCTGGAGACCGCCGGCGTCGAGCGCCTGTTCCTGCCGTACGTGGCATTACAACTGCTCGCCGAGCACGGCGTCCGGCTGGACAGATACCCGTCCCGCCTACGCGAGGTCATCACCGCCGGAGAGCAGCTGATCTGTACCCCGGCGGTCCGCAGCTGGTTCGCGCGGCTGCCGAGTGCGCGGCTGTTCAACCACTACGGCCCCACCGAAACGCACGTCGTCAGCGCCCTGGTGCTGGACGGGGATCCGGAGACGTGGCCGGAACGGCCCGCGATCGGCCGGCCGGTAGCCAACGCGGTGCTGCGCGTGGTGGACGACACCGGTGACCCCGTCGCGCCCGGCGTCACCGGCCGGCTGCTCATCGGCGGGCAGATGGCCGCGCCCTGCTACCTCGGCGATGCCGAACTGAACCGGACCCGCTTCACCGCGGTGCCCGGGCAGGGACTTTTCTACCGCAGCGGCGACCTCGCCCACGTCGACCACGACGGGTTGTTCCATTACGACGGGCGCGACGACGAGCAAATCAAAATCAGCGGCCACCGGCTGGAATTAGGTCAGGTCGAGGCCGCCCTGCTGCGCCACCCACGGATCGGGGGAGCCGTCGTCATCCCGGCGAACGGCTCGCTGCGCGCCCTGGTGCAATGCCACGGCCCCGACGATCCGAGCGTCGACGAGCTGAACTCGCACCTCGCCGGGCTGTTGCCCGCGCATGCCCGGATCGCCGACTTCCGGCGGGTGGACGCGCTGCCGCTCACCCCGAGCGGCAAACTCGACCGTCGGGCCGCGACGACCGTGCAGGGACGCGAGCTTGCGACGGTTACCGCGTGGCGGGATGTGTCGGCGCTGGAAGGCCGGCTCTACGGCGAGTTCTTGGCGGCGACCGGCAAGCCGCTGCGACCGGACCAGAAGTTCTTCGATGCCGGCGCCACCAGTTTGGACCTGATGCGGTTTCAGCAGCGCTGCAGCACCGAGCTCGGACTGCCGTTCACGGTCGCCGACCTCTTCGAGTTCCTCAGCATCCGTGAGCTCAGTCGCCATCTGGAGACGTCGCAGGCCTCGGCAGCTCCCGCACCCGGCCCGCGACCGGCGGCCAGAGAATACCGCGACGGCCCGGTCGCCGAAGCCATCGCGATCGTCGGGATGGCGGTGCGGGCACCCGGCGCCCCCGATCTGGCGTCATTTTGGCGCCTGGTCGAAACGGGCGGGTCGGGCGTGGAGCACTTCGAGGCGGCCGACGGCCTCGTCGGCGCCCGCAGCCAGCTGGACGGCATGCTGGCGTTCGACCCGGACCGATTCGGGATCAGCCACCGCCACGCCCGGTTGATGGATCCCCAACAGCGGCATCTGCTGATGAGTTGCACGGCAGCGCTGGCCCACGCCGGCATCGCCGAGCCCGGCACGGCCCGCGTCGGGCTGGTGGCCACCGGCGGCTATGACACCTACTACGAGGCGATGATGCGCGAGGCCGATCCCGCCGACCTCCCCAGCGGGCTCAGCATGGAAATTCTGCACGAGAAGAACTTCCTTGCCGCCAAGGCGGCCTACTACCTGCAGTTGACCGGACCGGTATTCACCGCGCAGGCAGCGTGCGCCAGCTCGCTGGTGGCCGTGCATCTGGCCGCCGGGTTGCTGCGCGAGGACGACGCGGACGTGATGCTGGTGGCGGGCGTGAACGTCGACACCGCGCTGACCGACGGGTACCGGCATCGGCCGCACTACTTCCTGGCGCCCGACGGCGTCTGCCGCCCGTTCAGCGACGACGCCGAGGGCACGCTGGGCGCCAGCGGAGTCGCGGTCGTGGTGCTCAAGCGCCTGTCTCAGGCCGAACGCGACGGCGACACCATCCACGCGGTGATCACCGGGTCGGCGATCAACAACGACGGCTCACGCAAACACAGCTTCATGGCCCCGTCGGTGGCCGGACAACGCACGGTGATCGCCCAGGCGTTGCGGCGCAGTGGGCGCAGCGCCACCGAAATCGGGTATGTCGAAGCTCACGGCACCGCCACCCGGCTGGGCGACCCTGTCGAGGTGAACGCGCTGCAGCAGGGCTACGGGCTCACCGAACCTGCCTCATGCGGGTTGTCCTCGCTCAAGAGCCAGGTCGGCCACCTGGGGGTGGCCGCCGGCGTGACCGGGTTGATCCGCGCGGCGTTGGCGGTGCGCAACGCGGTGATTCCGCCGAACGTCAACTTTCGACGACTCAGCCCGGAAATCGGCGACGGCGCGGTTCCGTTCTACATTCCCACCGAAGCGCGGCCGTGGCCGGCGCGGCGTACCCGCGTGGCCGCGGTCAGCAGCTTCGGCGCCGGCGGCATCAACGCGCATGCGATCGTGGAACAGGGTTACGAGTCGGCCGCGACCACTCCGGCCGTTCCGTGCCTGCTGCTGTCCGCGCACACCGAAACCGCGCTGCGGGCCGACGCGCACCGCATCGCCGACCACCTGGCGGCACATCCCGACAACTACCCGCAGGTGCTGCGCCACCTCCAGGCCGGTCGCCCACCGATGCGGTACCGCGCGGCAGCTGTGCATGCCGACGCGGAATCCGCGGTGGCCTGGCTGCGTGGCGTCGTCGCGACGCAGGTCACCGGCGATGCGCCGGCGGGGCCAGCCCGGCTGCCGGCCTGCGGCAGGTCACCACAGGACCTTGCCCAAGCGTGGATGCGGGGAGCCGTGATCGAGTGGGCGCAGGGGTCGGCTCAGCCGCCGTGGGACTTCCCGCCGCCGTCGTTGGATCTTGACGACTACGACTTTCCCCGGGCCGGCCGGCGCCCCGTGCCGGACGCGGCGGCACCCTCGAGCCGAGGCAAGGTGCTGACCTCCGGGCGACGACCCGATCTCCGGCCCCGCGCGGGTAATCGCCTGACGCACTTCAGGTGA